From Leishmania braziliensis MHOM/BR/75/M2904 complete genome, chromosome 22:
TGGGCTTACGATGGCAACCTTGCCAGACCACCTTCGCTCCACCGGCGCGGCCTTCTCGCAAGTCATCTACAACCTCTTTGGTAACTTCAGCGGGCCACTGGTGTGCGGTTGGGTGGCAGACGTGACGGGGAGTCTGCGCTACGGCATTGTCACGCTTCTCCTGTCCAGCGTACTGGGGGTCGTCCCACTCATAGGAATCTTGCACGTTGCCTTctacggcggcggcagcgggaTCGGATCGGCGGCGAGTGCGCTGATCGACAGTGGCGGCGACCACgacggcgcaggcggcgcggcagagCTGGTGGACGGGAATGATGAAGTGTTGGAGGTGCCGAGCAGCGGAGCAGTTGTGGAGGAAGACGCGGGGACGGCGGCACGGCTTGACGGGCACAGCTACAACCGCGATGGCGCGAAGATGCGCGCAGGTCTGATAGCGACGCAAGAAGGAAGCTTCACAGTACCACCAACGACAGCGTCTGTGCGAAGCGGTGCTTCGGGGTTGGCTCAGGAGCTGCAGATTGAATCACCGCTGCAGAGGAGCCGGCAGCCCACATTGGAGGATGGTGTGCCAAGCGACAGCGGAACGGGCACGGCTCGCAGCAAAGAAGGGGCCGCCTCACTGTCGTTTTCGATGTTAATGCGATCTGCCCGCTCCCCATccgcacccgcagcagccccaccgccaccgccggtgATGCCACCTACGCACTCGACTTCtctcactgctgccgcggtgcggACCTTCAACGTGTTGGGGCCACTACGAGGTCCAGGAACTGCGCGGCCGGTGACGGCGGAGTTTTCGTCATCACCGACAAAAGGGGCCACCGAACTACCTCCCACCTTTTCTCTCAACTATGCGgagcgccgctgcgagcagcagaaggcggaggtggagctgaTGAACCTCGAGGCGAAAGCAGCGAAAGTCGCGTCACTCCCCAACCAGCGCGCATTCGGGATCGATCTGGTGCGGGGGTGGATGAACAATGAAGTGCAAGAGGCAAACTTGCGACCGCACCCTTCCTCCAGCAGTCTGGTGCGCGGTAGTAGTGAGGCTGGCGTGACGCACTCGCCGCACATGGAGCCCCCACTCGCCTAcatcgccagcagcagtgtcgcGAGTCTTGGAGGTGCTAGTGCCGCTGCGACAACCCTACCCCAGCGTCGCGGCTGCACGCTCCCGCAACGGTACGGCAACAGTGTCGAGCACGTAACGGACGAGGCGGGTGTGAGGCAAAtccatacacgcacacacgcaggtggGCGCATGCATGTGTAGGCGCTGCGGCTTATCTCCCTCTggctctctttgtttctttcaTGTTGTATTAGTATTGTAATACAGGNNNNNNNNNNNNNNNNNNNNNNNNNNNNNNNNNNNNNNNNNNNNNNNNNNNNNNNNNNNNNNNNNNNNNNNNNNNNNNNNNNNNNNNNNNNNNNNNNNNNGTAATAATAGCGAgtagagagcgagagagcagcggAAAAGAGACGCACTTGTCAACAGGGCCCATCAAACGCGACGGAGAGCGAAGGGCAACAGCTTTGTGCTGTGgaacagaaaaggagggaagggcgCTTGAGGCACGTGCTGCTGTTTCCTTCtcgtctcccccccccccacctctttccctctccctctctctctcatgtctgcagaggagggggatgcgCTTCAAGTGCTCGTTCAATTCACCATTGTGttgatgcacacacacacacacacccatcgccttcagggaaagaggggggggcacacTAAGAGGTGTCACCAACCATACCCCTTTCATTTTCTCCAATCCCCATTCTTGTAGCGCACCCACTTCAGTGTTGGCGCATGTGTGCACGCTGGCCATCTTGCCAACATCTGTCTCCTCACGTACGCTATCACCGCAGCTACTACTACTGCtactttctttccctccctctcctccactctacctcctccctgtcggcgcgcgcgcctgcagtggtgcgtctctctgctcGATCCAATTAAGTGCGCACAACTGCACACACTGAGCCCGCAGTATAGcgacctccctctcttgtggTTACGTTGTTTTccctccttcttctccccctctgctCATAGAGTGTGCAGCCGGCCCAATACCATCCTTGTTGTTCACTTTCACGAGTCCACGTAGTTCGCGGAGTCCTTGTCGGCACACGTGTCACTCGATCTCCGCTCACACACGTGTACACCTCCTcccgtcaccaccgccatcaccCCGCCTCCCAACCCCAAGCACACAGGCGCAAGATGGCGTCTGTGTCACCCTCCGAAACAGGCAGCACGCTCATCACgttcctgcagcacctgcgcggcACCCTGGTCGAGATTGAGCTGAAGAATGCCTCCATCGTCTCGGGCGAAATCGCCTACGTCGATGCCAACATGAACACCTACATGTCACACGTAAAGATCACCAGTAAGGGAAAGAACCCCGTAGAGGTGGAAGAGTACatggtgcgcggcagcaccatCCGCTACATCATTCTGCCGGAGAGCCTCAACACGTACGATGTGCTAAAGCAGGCCTCCGCAAAGAAGAATGGCGCAGCGAAAAAGTAAAGGGTGTcctggggagggagggaggggggggcggcggcggcggcactcaCCACGGAAGAGAGGTGCGCATTCCCGCGTCCGGGTGGGGCAGGCGGATTATAGAAGTGTGCTGGTGGGCGGGGGAaggagacgaagaggcgCACAGAGGCGAACGGAAAGAGGGAGTCAAGAGCCCCCTTTGATTTGGTGGAGATGCCCAGCAACGCGGCTGACCGTTCGGCGCCTCACTTTCTAAGGAATCTCCCTCTGGTGCTGTCCATGAGCGAGCgtagagggaaagagagggggggggcgtagAGTACTCGAGCCGATGGCTGCACTGTGCACCGTCTTCGCTAACATGAAGCTCACGGAGGGTCGTTCTgtcttcgcctccccctcgcaTTTGTATCTCAGCCAATGGTAGCCATGGAAGACACGCGCGCAGTGGCATCCGTGTCGCTTGTGACCCGTGCGCAAAGATGCTGTGCCACGGGTAGCATGGCTCcagaagaggggggcgggcgGACCTGAATGCtgggcacgtgtgtgtatgtgggtgcgTCAGTGCATTGTCTGTGTAACGTTCGTTCACTTAAGGCAAAGGTGAACGCGACAGAGAAGGATGCCGTTCGGATGAAAACTACAAGCCAAGAGGCCGctggcgctctctctctcgcgtggGTGCACATATTTGCCCTGCCCggtctctcctcctcctcctcgcctgaCCGGcaccttttctttgctgAGCGAGTGAGGTGGGGGCCACCGCCTTATAGGCAGCTCATCTGCTCCACCAGGCACTCCCTGTTCGCTTTTCGAGGTCTCCGTAGCTTCAGCCTACACTCTCCTCACTTTTACTATCACTATTTTGCATGTTTCTCTACACGGGCTCGATGGTCACGCACCCTCACTCCATTtggccaccacacacacacaccgtccCTTCGCTCGCTCCGAAGCGAGTACACGCACCTACGCTTACATTTACCCAGGAGTGTGTCTTTCCGCCCTCTTCACCTGCCGGATCGTGTCAGTAACGCTGACCTCGAGTGGAACGAGGAAGCTGAACTACTAAGAATCGTGTGAGCGAGTAAGACATGCGTACGGTGTTGCAGACGACGACCAcagccacgccgccgctgctgtcgcagcaacagcagcagcggcagcatcacCAGCCACAGCAGAGCCACTTCCATGCGAACGTGATAGCGTTGCGGAGCCTGCAGCACCggatgcagctgcgcgcggaagcggcgcagccaTCGCATGCCGGCCCCTCATTTCATTCTCACAGTGCAAGTGGCCCATCAGCGTCGTCACCACaacaccgccactgccaacGCTGTGCCACTCCACCTGCGccactctcttcctctccacgAAAGTTGACGACAACGCAGACAACACCAGCGATCCCTGGCGTACCCTTTTCCGCTTGGTCACCACAGCTGCACGCGGCTGTTTTACGAGTGGCAGACTTGGGTGAGGTGGATATTACCGCCGGGGCGTGCTGCACGGCGCTGGGCATGGTGCGGCGAACAGcaacggcgcagctgccagaGATGTGCCACCTTGTCCACGTAGCTAGTGACGGAGAAGGCAcaccagctgcaggaagGTCGCCAGGTGCGTGTGGTGCCTGCATGTGTCGCCGCTGTGACTGTCTTAACAGACCCTACGCAAGTAGGgaggaacagcagcaccgtaaTCACAGCCGACACCATAGCCGTCATCGCAAGCGGCATgccagtagcagcagcagaaggcacCGTAATGACTCAGCCGTCCCCGGTCCTTCTTCACCTGGCCCGCCCAAGCCCTCCACTGCAACAACGGCTCGTCTGCCAAGCGCCATTCCGCTCCTTGCAATGCCTGCCAACACTTCACCGGTCGCGTCTCCGTTTCGTGACCAGGACGTGCTGGAACGCATCATGGCCAAGTACCGCACCCCTCCGACACCGCTCGCGGAGTCggcacagcaacaacagcagccgctgcacatcTTCGTTCATTGCGGATGTGACCAGATGGGGGCTCCTGCACCAGCAACTGCACCAGGACCGGCAAAGTACACAGCGACGGTTGCCTCGCCTCCCTCAACTCCGCCACCAGCCGCGTCcgttccaccaccgccaccagccgcgtctcttccaccaccgccaccagccgcGTCcgttccaccaccgccaccagccgcgtctcttccaccaccgccaccagccgcGTCcgttccaccaccgccaccagccgcgtctcttccaccaccgccaccagctgcgtccgttccaccaccgccaccagctgcgtccgttccaccaccgccaccagccgcGTCcgttccaccaccgccaccagctgcgtccgttccaccaccgccaccagccgcgtctcttccaccaccaccaccggcagGTGCTGGCCCGCTTGTGCGGTCGCCACTACTGGTAGTCGCTCCGCCGCCGAGTGCGTCTGTGCCTGCGACCCCACCGGTGGCTGCAGGTCCACCGCTAACGTCGGGGTCCACTACTGCGCCTACCAACTCCTCAATAGACAAGGAGAGGCAgatgctgctggagaaggctgaTAAGTACGTCTGGCAGCTcgagcaggaggtgcagcaccgctctCTGCATTATAACGTCGTGCTTCAGCAGCtagcggaggaagaggcacgcAGCACAGCGCTACGCCACGACCGAGACGCGCTTCTGGCGCTCAATAGTGGCCTGCAGGCCTCCCTGGGCTACACCCGAGGCAGCAGAGACTCACGACAGCAACACCAAAACGGAAGCtttaccccctcctcttccacgtCATCAAGAGAAACGACGCCAACGGCATCGCCTCAAGGTGCAAGTGAATCAACCATGAACAAACCACCaccgtcacagcagcagcagcctgcGCGCCGTCTCCCACCTGCGGTCGAGTCCGTCTATGCCTCTCTGCAGACCCCCGCGGATGCTAGCGTAGCACCCGTGCCAttgcctgctccgccaccatTGGCCACCTCTGCCCCAGCACCCACCGCaactgcggcagcagaaggcCGCACGAGCGCCACGCAAGAGGTGTTACGGCACGTACTACTCGAGCGCGAAGCTGCACTCCAGTCGTCGCCGCGGCCCACCACTATGACGGCGGCAACAGGTACGACGGGGAGCATGCCTCACCTTGGCTACTCGGACGGACTGCGCCGCTACGTGGACTTCCTTTATCAGGAAGCAGAGGCTGGTGCCGCGCATGTGCGTCGGGCGAGTCTTCCCCTGGCAGCTCCGGCGGcccctgccgccgcagcgtcatCCCTCGCACCCTCACCTCCGCTGACAGCCTACCAGCTGCCGCAGTATTACCATACCAGTCCGGCTGGCGTTGGCACAGTGTTGTCGTTGGCGAACCAGGCGCAGGTAcaacaacagcggcagcgccagctggAACTCGAGCAGCTCCGGTTAGAGGTGGCAGTAGAGGGAGAGCGTATGAAGACAGAcatgcagcgctggcgcgcctatcttcagcagcaacagcaaagacATTGAAGTGCGCCCACAGCCCCTTCACGTCTTCGTGATAGACTGGGGTTTCGCTCTCCCTTCCTTATTATTTTGCTTGTTTCCCATACATCGTATACTGTGTGCAAACTTGAAGCAGTCTCGCACACATGTGcatccccctctccccaccacccctcaACACAACCCctcccatacacacacacacacacagcggcTTCGCCCTTCCCTGTGGGGTGGCATAGACGATAGACGCTCATGCACTTtgctcttcgctctctctctctttctttctcgcttGCTCAGTATCTGTGATTCCCTTTTCGGTGAACAACACGGGCGATGACTTGGTGCTGCGTACTGATGCAGTGGACCGTATGCACGTAGatgtatgtgcgcgtgtagCTTACATCTCGTCTTTGGCTTGAGGGCggttgggggaggggagggtcTAGATAGGTGGCTTCATGAGTGCCGTGGACAGTCACTCAGAGAgtgtggtgggggtgggcaAGATGTAATGATAGAGGTACTGAGAGAGCTGTTGTGCATGGACCGTGGGCAAGCGTGTATGCTAGCTCGTGGTGAGGGTGCAGGCGACAGTAGCACTGCAAGACGACGCCGCGCGAATCATGCTCTTCACCCTCATACGCCAGCGCATCAcccctgtctctcttccgcttcaACTCAGCTCCTTTCGCTTTAGGAGCGCTGCCGACTCTGTTAGCAAAGCGAGCTAAAATGCCACTCAAGCATGCTTGAATTGATTTTTCTCCATCACCATCAGCGCCAGCAAatcccttcctcctcacctccctACATTGCTCTTGAGCTCacttccaccacctcctccctaATTACCTCGCACACTCCATTGGCGCAGCCACTCGCCAGTAGTTGTCCCGCACCACAAGCACAACCACAGTAGCGGAGAACTGCAAGAAAGGGAAAGTGCATCGGAACACGCTGGGCTGGCTTCGCTCCTCAACCTCGGAAGCGTCTGAGCGTGAACTTCAGCACCAGCATCGCCAGAAGCGACGAATGAATTCTCCAGCTCCGTTGActgaggcggagcagctcgaCCTCCTCGTTGCCGGTGAGCGTCTCGACGACACGGAGGCGCAGGATACAACCCGCTTCCTCGGGACCAATAGGCGTCACATGTACGCGGACGGTCTGCTGAGCTGCGCTGTCTACACCTTCAGCGGGCTGCAGCACATCCAAGGACAAAGCAATGCCCTGACGCTGCTCACCATGTGGACGGTTGGGACGACTTTCCTGGTCGACGTGGCAGAGCGGAAGCACCTGCATGAATCCCTGCAGAGCAC
This genomic window contains:
- a CDS encoding putative small nuclear ribonucleoprotein, with product MASVSPSETGSTLITFLQHLRGTLVEIELKNASIVSGEIAYVDANMNTYMSHVKITSKGKNPVEVEEYMVRGSTIRYIILPESLNTYDVLKQASAKKNGAAKK